TTCATAATTGTGTagcaataattaaaaaatatatatccctGTTGACAAAGTTGGTGCTACATTCCATATGTATAAATTATGTAAGCACAatattgaaaattttaaaaatgtaTATGAAGAAATTTTATAGTGGGGGAGCCAATTTACTCTTTATCGGTAGAAACATTTCTGTTTTTGCTACGTTCAGAAATtataatctaaatttttttatatgacggtatatattgtagttataacacatatatattagaactcaattttttttatatatttatgtatattgtagttatagtaggcattccactaatttttgagaaattttgaataatttacaatgtctaAAATAAGATTCAAACAGTCAATTACatgcttatttttttttatatatacgcGTGCAACttataattttaaactttaatttttaatattataaaatatttaaaaattttaaaaactaataaaatatcTACTATAACTATAATATTCACTATCTTGTACAAAAATTTGAGATATAATACAAAAACAATCTTATAATTTATCTTCCAACCAAAAACAAAGATAACACTATATTAAGGACTAAACCGACAACTCTATTCCTTCGTGATTTGACACCACAAGATTCgtgacaaaaaaattaaaaaaaaaactaaaaaaaatattaatgctaaTGAAAAAGAAAGCATTTAAGTTTTGCTTACGGAGGATGCTTAACCAATTCATTTAAAACAAGGAAAAGGTCCTTTAACCAATGAAAGAGGCAAGGATCTCCACGTGTTCAATCAGGATTAATCCACGTGAGAGACAATAAAGATCGACCCATGATCTGACGACCTCTGTAGCTTTTAGAACTTTGCACATGGAAGGAGGAATCATGAAACTTGACCTCCAGaatgataataatatcctatacAATCAAGTAAATTGACTCTACAAGTCCTTCAATTTTATATACTTTAACAGTTTGGCACCTCATAAAAGATAATGGCTCAATTTGCTCTATACACTTCAAAATTTGGTCAAACTATCATTCTCTATTTAGatattatattttgataaattattttttaaataatatattttgtaaattaattaaaataatctctaaaattaattttagtaaattttttttaaaattaaaattacaaataatttactaaactaatatttaagaataaatacataattattaCGCTTCACAATGGTATtgatatattcaatttttttaatcattaaaattagatttcaaaatatatttgaattattttataaaacataaaattaattttgttttcaaaatataaaatcaaaatagataataaaataaaatagaagatAATAAAGGTATAAAGCGAAATTAATAACACTTGTTCGAACGGAACCATTTCCTTGGAATTAATTTTGTTTTCATTTCTTTCTTTCATGTATTTAGAAAGTTAGATAGAAAATAATTTTGTGACCATAATGGTTGATATGTATTAATTTTAATGTCTGCATCGATATCATTGTTCTTTTACTTCGCTTGCACGCAAcattgttttattgattttttttttaaaaatgagcCATATTTATACCTTataagtttatatatatttttagaaatCTAAATATACATTTTAAACTAATTACATAATGtattatataataaattaaaaaatatttataattacactatttattttctatattaaGTTTATAATTTtgcattatttttattaaaaaacgagaattttttaatttaaatttaaatttaagttcctcttgataaaataaataattaatatatttttttacaaagATACAATCTCAAttttaaatctataaaaaaataattacatttttttaataatgattattattgagaaaatttattgtttttaaaaaatatatattttaagaaaGAGGTGCTTTATATTATTTTGGTGtaaatataatacttatttaaaaaaaattatttttacgTCCAgcgaaaattaattattttttacgtTTTCACATTTCATTTTTACTTTTATACGGTTTATGATGCATGAGACTGAGTAGATGATGAAGGACTACTTCGACTATGGTTTCTTCTAATTCGACGATATCTATGGCTTTTAGGGTGATGTGGAGCAAACGCAGGGGTGCTTGTTTCCGTCGGCCACGACTAGGCAGAGGTTCACAGACGGTTGGGTGTGGTGTGTGTGTGTGCCTGAGATCCCTTTCTCCCACAGTGCCGGTGGGGATGGGATCTTGCTAGCGTAGGTCTGATGCTCTTGGTCCGTCGGTTTTGTGGCGAGAATATGGGTTGTAGAGATGAAGTCGTTTTTGGGGTTGCTATTGTTCTTCATTAAATCTCAGtgttgtatttttgtttttttaacaattttctaTATCTTTTATTTGTATCTTTGTTATGGGGTTGCTACGTTTGAGTCCACAAAGTTAGCTTGGAGTGTCATTGCTTGTTCGAGCTAAACTAGCTCAAGTTGTGCATATCACATCAACTCTCTGCCCATTGTGCAATCATGAGGAGGAATCAGTTGAAATATCTTCTTTTTCTGTGATTTTGCTCACTGTGGACACTCTTACCCAATCAATCGTTCTTTGTGTCCAGCAAGAATTGGCTTCAACGATTTTAGAACCTCAAAGGTCAAGTTGTGATAATAAGTGTGTCGTGCTTTTTGCTTTCTATGTGATTGACCAGATTTGGAGAAATATATATAATGTTGTTCACAATAAATCTTGTGATTTTATTGATATACACTTCTGAAGTTTTCAAGGGCACTCTTGATTTGTATCTTTATATATAAGACGGGCGCATACCATTCCCGTAGGGAAGGATtaaattatatatgttagataTGTATTTTTTGTTGTGTACACCATTTACTAGCAAGACAAATAtgaatatatctcttctatataataagtgaggttttttatttttgaaaggttaattttaacgtaatattcttatatttaactgtagtttataaacatttaaatttaaataaaataaaataaaataaataattaaaaaaaattaaaataggatattttttttagatattttgcaatgataattatttgaaaataattaataattaaacaaattaaaaataagatattttaaagatattttacaatgataattatttttaaataataaataattaaacaaattaaaatatgatatttttgagatgttttacaatgataattatttaaaaataataaaattatatgttttataacttaaataaatatttaattaaatttaaacccacttattagaataatatcatataaaacatataatataatctactataaattagtaacaattttttttttaaaactagaaagaaacttaaatttaaaatacacgtataatatttaatattacattaaacatataatatataatatcttgttgtcactcccaaaatgataaactagaacaaacataaacttaaacacaataaataaattatttaattaaaataggatatttatttcaaaatttatataacattaatataaatttaagaaaaataattaataaattttataaacaaAACTAAGTAAACCTGCAATATACACGTTgctgtatctagtatatatatatatatatatgatgtttaTATAAACAATACAAcataaaatatacaatataagTATATGGGACTTTAtgtggaagaaagaaagaaaagcataataatttttgtaaatatttagtTTTTCATATGTAAAATTTGGGATGATGTTGAATTGATTTTTaattgagtatatatatatttttgtttattttggacatatttttagtttattatgGATAAATTTAggcatatatatttaaaaaaaaaagtaattttgtgttttttgacaatttttttgaagttatttatctttatatatatatatttagtttattttgggttaATATCGGGttgattttagattttatttttacATCCAACAGGGGTAGGTTGATAtgtagttgatatatttaattacttTTTTCACATTGTATTATAGTGGGTTGATGCAATTAGTGtctctattattattattgttaataaatgagGTAGAACATGTGGTATGTTAGATTATTGTCATATGTTTagttattttttgaaaacaacaATGTTAATTTTTTCGATTTTGTTTTTGGGTAGCTACGAGTTGTACTATGCTATTATGAGGATGCTGTCGTGTTGCAtttaagttgtttttttttatattgtattGCGGTGTGTTGTTTTTTAAAAATGTAAGAatgatttttttatgtttttatattattttttgggtttttttgtaGCTGTAATGAGTTGCACATTGTTGTTGTGAAGTTGTTGTCGTGTTGCTTTTTTGTTCTTTACTTAATGTGGGTTGATATTTAGTGTAAatcgtatttttataattttaaaatattaaaatcttattttttaaattataaaaattgggtatttatgaaaaaaaacccattgtttttttattttgttgtgtGCGACAGGAAACGTTAAGCATATACTTTATCTGTGTGAAGTGTTTTATATCAGTTTGGATGAAATTTGTCATTAAAAGGTGAATTTCTTTGTTTTAGGGACTGAAATATCATATTTTAGAAATGGAGGGACTACTAGTGCTAATTTACCATAAATAGCCAGAGTAAAAATATGTAATCTTTATTTTCCGATATTTCTATTTCGCACGAAAATTTCATAGTTGCTTTGCTTCTCTTCTCGTCTCATCATTACCAGATTACCCCAAACCCAAACCCCTCTGCGCCAAATTCGTATTCGCCTGTTTTTGCTATTGTTCGGGTTTCGGAACCCATTTCTCTTTATCTCACTAACTCTTTCCACTCGGAAAAACCACACCAGAACTTATTGGCTCTCTCTGTCAATTTTTCTCAGATTTGAATGTAAAGAGCTATTTCCATTTCATTTCagtatttttttaagaaatatatgGCTTCAGTGTTGTTTTGGTTCTTTGAGGTCTAAACGTTTTATCTGGAGCTTTGAATCTGATTAGCAATGTAGAATATTACTTCTGTACCTTGGAGAATTATTATTCGTACATACTAGCTGATTTATATCTTAAAGAGTCATGGGTACTTTGAAAATCATtgtttactttttaaaaaaaattaaatttgtaTGCCCTTAATTGTTTCAGGTGGGACTTTTGTGCTTTATATGTAGGCTATTTCGTATGAGTGAAAACTAAATTAAAGAGTCATGCAGAAAGATAATATTAGCACTCCATCAACCCCAACCGGTCGAGTTCGGCATCGAAGACGTTCAAATGAGGTTAGTCACTTCATAATTTGGTGTTCTGTCATTGTCAATCAAGTTGAAAGTACTTATAACTGTTTTATGTTATTGGGTTTTTTAATTCGGGCCGTGAATATGTACTTTCCTTGAGATATTGGATAAAGGGTGTTAATGAAGTTTGAGATAATATTATTAGTACATGTATAACTGATATTCGAAAATAGGAATACattgtttttgtttgtttatttatttgtttttggcCTTTCAGGCTATTCCAGATGTTACTAAAACAAATGGAGGCAGTTTGCTTGTTCATGATCGTAACAAATACAAGTCAATGTGGATACGGGCATACTCTTCCGTTTGGATGATTGGGGGCTTTGTGTTTATTGTTTATATGGGTCATCTCTATATTACCGCTATGGTTGTTGTTATCCAAATCTTTATGGCGAAAGAGCTGTTCAATTTATTAAGGAAAGCTCATGAAGATAGTCATCTCCCAGGATTCAGGCTTTTAAATTGGTCAGGATACTATTTACTTGTCCCGGTGATAAAATTGAATTGTGTTTTTCTGATTGAAGCAATTATCTTTTGCAATGATAACTAATGGTTTGTATAATTTGCCTTTGCATTTTTTACTTATATGTTCAGGCACTTCTTCTTCACTGCCATGTTATTTGTATATGGTCGCATTCTCAGTCAACGGCTTTTCAATACTGTAACTTCGGACAAGTTTCTCTATCAGTTTGTTAGCAACCTTATCAAATATCATATGGTTATCTGTTACTCCCTATATATCACAGGTTCGATAaacattttagttttttttattatggcAATTTGGATTTTGGTGTCAGTCATGGCATCACAAAGTCATGATTATCATTTAGCATCTCATTTTGGTTGCttcttatatttaatgttatATGTAGAATCTTTTCTTGTGTGCCTTGTTGCTTTTTGGTTAGTTTTTTCCCTTgacattatttattatttttttctcctGATGTTTAGCTGCTTATATGTACATCTTGCCTTTTTTAATTTTGTGATTTGGCTCAGGTTTTGTGTGGTTCATCGTTACATTGAAGAAGAAGATGTACAAATATCAATTTGGCCAGTATGCATGGACACACATGATTCTGATTGTTGTGTTTACGCAGTCCTCTTTCACAGTAGCCAACATTTTTGAAGGAATTTTCTGGTAAAACAAATTACTAAGAAAATCAGTCTGTTTAGGACAATCCCAAATCATCTATTGACTCTACCTTGTCTTTCTACTTTAGAAAGTTAGAGCGAGAAATTACTTGATGATTGTACTCTGATTACATCTCTTATCTTCTTTAGAAGTGAGTTAACCATGAAGGGTCTCTAGAATGATATCATTTTGTTAAGTTGAATTATATGAATAGGATCTGATATTGCACTTATTGTCCACTTATTATGTGCTTATACTCCTGAAttttgttctttgtgtgtatacgatagtcttattttttatttttctcgaTGCACTGTACCATATGTATGCAGGTTTCTTCTTCCAGCAACACTTATTGTTATTAATGATATCGCTGCATATATCTTTGGATTCTTCTTTGGAAAAACCCCATTAATCAAGCTATCTCCGAAGAAAACTTGGGAGGGATTCATTGGTGCTTCTGTTACAACTATCATATCTGCATTTATGGTAAGCATGATTTTTTTATCCATATTTGTTTTTTAACACGGATTCCCGAGATTTTGAAATCACAGCATTACAGAGTTAAACCTAGTATATTTTTAGTTTCTTGATAGAAAAAGGGTTAAACCTAGTATTCAACTCTGTAATAAACTGGTGCCTGTTGGCTGTGGCCCAGCCTTGATGACCATCTTGTTTGTCAAGGATGTTCCAATGTGTGGGTTCACAATACAGCTCTGTTGGTCATGCTTCTCAATATAAGTATGTGCAGCTTTTTTTCTGATAAAAATAAAAGTATGTGCAGATTTGTCCTATAACCATATTAGCGTAATGCTTCTCTGTTTTACCGTGTAATTTAACCATTTTTTTCATGACGTATTCATACTTTAATTAAGAGAGTTCAGAAATGTTGATGATAGACTATTGTCTGATTTTGGGTTTCTCAGTTGCTCGTATATTTGTTTTCTTCCGGGAAAGGACATTTGCTTTTTGTTGGGTCTTTTATTTGGGCATCAGTTCCTTCTTTGTGCTTATTGACAACAGTAGTTACAACTAAGAGGCAGAATTGATCTTATGTTCATCTTGTTACAGTCTAAAACAGGTTTAAAGTTATACTAAAAGCGTACTTTAATTAAGAGAGTTCGGAAATGTTGATGATAGACTAGTGTCTGATTTTGGGTTTCTCAGTTGCTCATATGTTTGTTTTCTTCCAGGAATGGTTGTTTGCTTTTTGTTGGGTCTTTTATTTGGCCATCAGTTCTTTGTGCTTATTGACAACAGTAGTTACAACTAAGAGGCAGAACTGTTCTTTTGTTCATCTTGTTACAGTTTAAATCAGGTTTAAAGTTATACCAAATGCATACCGTCTCAACTTGTTTGACCTGAATGATTACATGGGTTGTACCAGCGTTTCTATTTCAATACTTGTAaattttatgtgttatatgcatGCTTTTTTATATGCTTCAGATCAAGGAATTACCTGAACTTTGTTGATTGGACACTGCTCAGTCTGTTCTTTACGAGTAACCTTTGTTACCGTACTAAATGATATTTTCTATTGAAAAAGGTTACTGTATTACTTGAATATCCATATTTCCTCTTGAATGGTTTGTGAAAAATCTGAGTGTTGTCTTTATGTTCAGTTTAGTTAGCAATTTAGTTTTCTGAAGTCTTTACACTTGTTTCTGCAGTTAGCTAACATCATGGGTCGTTATCCGTGGTTAACATGCCCAAGGAaggtaatttttatttatttaaattttttaagtcATCCATGGTTGGGAAAACAACTATTTCATTTAATGGATTGTGTCCATGCAATTTTGAGGGCTTGCAGGATTTATCAACTGGTTGGCTTCAATGTGATCCTGGTCCGTTGTTTAAGCCTTCTACTGTTACCTTACCCGGATGGATTCCTCAATGGGTGAGCAAAGTGACATTCTGTCGAACCTGCATTTGTTGTCTATTGTATTTTGTTTGTGCTTCTAATTGTTCTCTGCTTGAATTCAGATATGTTTCTATTTGGGTAAACCAACCCACTCCCtcccccacaaaaaaaaaaaaattatgatcaaACATAAATGTGTGATTCTCGAAATTTGCATACACGATACTTGTAGAGCCCTCTGTTATCTAAGAAAGATAATATTTGTTCGGTTGTGTGACTTTTAAAAGTCATCTTATTTTTGCTATATCTTAACCAATCACTTGAATCCAATTATTACCATTTAGTAAAACCTGATTTACCTCATATTACTACGACTAGGATGTATTATCAGTTCCCTTCTCCTCAACTGTCAGCCCCCGTCCATGATGCTTCTGTTGCGTTTGGCATTTAGGCCTATATACATTGCAGAAGTGGTTGACCATCAAGTGGACTGGGTCCAGCCTTGAATAGTCCATGAACGGTTCTGACCCATGATAAGTAAGGGCCAAGGCTGGGCATGAAGAGTCCTCTCCAACCCTTGTCGAAATCTGAAAAAAGAAACatcatcttttatttatttttttgctttttttttaagTCTTAAAAGAAATTTAATATGAACTAAAATATATATGTTATACTAGCATATTTTTTgaataagagaaaaaaaaaagagttaaattttttgaaaaaatatttttacaaaGGACTGGTGCTAAGACCCAACCTAGGCCCCTTGGGCTTCCACTTGTTAGGCTGGACCTTTTGGGAAGTCTAGACTGAGGCAAAATATTACTGTTGTATTCAAAGTTGACATGTATGAAGTTTTGCTTTTAAATCTTCCACATAAATCAACCTATAAAGCAAACTTAAGCGGATTCCTTTCTTTTTGACTGCATGTTTTAGTATAGATTTATCTTATAATGTGTTattctatatatttttatatttttttggagtATTGTGTTAAATTCATTACAAAATTATTATTCTTATATGTTTCTTATATTCATATATACAGTTCCCATGGAGAGAATTTTCTGTCTTGCCAGTTCAGTGGCATGCCGCATCCTTTGGTTTATTTGCATCAATAATAGCACCTTTCGGAGGCTTCTTTGCGAGTGGTTTTAAAAGAGCTTTTAAAGTCAAGGTTTGCTCTTGACACTAATGACTATTCTAATTTCATCAATGTAGTTAAAAAATAGGTTATTTCATAGATATCATCGTTGTAACAATTTCAACATTGTAATACAGGATTTTGGCGATAGTATTCCTGGGCATGGTGGAATTACAGACAGAATGGATTGTCAGGTAAGCTTAGCTGATGTTTGAGCCTAACCATCTGTgataaaaaattctaaaaatagcTATGGATTGCATACTGTTTCGTTTTAAATAATATGTATAAAATCCTACCTTTGCACCTGGTTTGAGCATCACTCTGACCGTAGAGCGTTAAGACATTGCAGCCAATTATTCTTACTTCTGTAACTTCGATGCTCTTATGCAGATGGTGATGGCCGTATTTGCATACATCTATCATCAGTCATTTGTTGTGCCTCAAAGTGTCTCAGTTGAGATGATATTGGACCAGGTATGATTGTCCATACATGTATGTTCATCAAGATTATCTTTAAATACCAATACGAATATGGCTGATTGATTTTTCTTTTTGCATTTTAGATATTGATGAATCTCACTTTTGAGGAGCAACAAGCTCTATTTATAAAGCTTAGAGATACCTTGCATGAGAGACTAATCAGACAGTCGTAAATCCGGTATCAGTAGTGGTCAGCCTCCCCTCTAGAATGGTGTCTCTGGATGTGCAGAGAGGACAGATGAAAAGGGACTGTTATGTAATTTGTATATTGTGGCTGTCTTCTATATTTCGAGTGCAACCCTCTAAAACCTTTTCGGTGGAGGCTTGAGTCTTGTATAGTCTTGTTTTCGTAGTTTGTCTCATGCAAATTGGTTGAAGACTCCCACCGCCATGAGAAAATTTACGTTTCTAGTTTTTTCGCTTACTATTATTTCGCCTGAAAATTACTTTATTCAGAGACGCAATGGATGGTCAATTCTTCGAACTTATGTGGGTCTGAGCATTCAGACCCCAAAAATAAAATGTAAACTGGTTAACTTTTATGCGCTTTTTTTTTCTTGTACTAATTGTTCGATTTACTGTTCAAGATCGTGGTTCttatgttttctttctttctttatcttCTGAAACTGAATCTGATGACCCTTCTCTGGAATTTACGGGTAACCATGTATTATAACTAATAAGTTAACAAAATACTATTTagcaaaataataattaatataaaagcAGCCTATAGCAAACAAACCATTGGCGTTGTTAAGACACCACCAACATGTGAGCAGAAAGAGtgaaacaacaacaaaatgaATTTCATAACAAAGTGATGATACGTATGGATAAATGTAaattattttaatgtaatatgAGATGATTATTCAAAacttttcttttaatattattCCAACACTTAAGTACGAATTACGTCAGATATTACCCTTCAAAAAAGGAAAATGGACGAAGAGTAGCCCGCCAGCCATCGTCATGAGCTTATATAGTAaagtaatatataataattagATTATGACTCTCACCACACCGATGAATGCAGTGCCAAACCAGGTTAGATTCAAGTCTTAAAAGTGAACCATTGTGATGATTGGAATAAATGGAAAATTGAATTAGCCACGACACCACTCAAGGATTAGGAAGCTGAAGCTCCTATTTTTCTCCATCTCCTTttcctttttaattttttttcttcatgagattagttttctatttttttttaaataacactTGAGATCATTTTCAACGGGAGATGTAATTGTAATATATTTGGCataaaaatatatgtaatatattGTACACAATTTTTATTACTATACTTTATTTAATACACAATTGTAAAAACTAATGCAAAAATTAATATTCCATTAATGCtcatatgatatttattataaatatacaaaatgtaataattatttttatattttattgattataattaaaaataataataaaattaattaggtAAAAAATTTAGCATTGatagataaaaataatattaaaataataaaattgacataaaagtaaataaaaaagtatattaTTTATGATAATATGTAACATGCGtgtgctaaatttggcacaaTTTTTGGCACATCATTGGAGCAAATATTTTATAGAGTAAACTATATTTTAGTAATCCATCACAAATTTGATATACTATTGAAGATGCTTTAAGGGTCCTTAGAACAGCTGCCAAAAGGCTTATATTGTCTCCATTGGCTCCTTTAAATATTTATCTATAATAGCTTTGCACTAAAACCTATGATTTTTACACTAAATGTAGCTAAGcttcaaacattttttttattttctctctccctaattttttactattattttttcttttttaattttattctttaaCTTTaactattaaataataattataaatataatatttaaatgatgtaaaagaaaatatagaaaaattgATTTAGAGCACTCTCAATGGAGGAGGTAAAATGtccaattatttataatatagagaaaaaattgttaaatagtctTCTAATGGGTGgtgtaaaattatatttttttacctaaatgaataatatttctctatatgtagtgaaacaatattcatcaagctataaatattttttataaacttttgtatatatatgagtgtgatactattatatttaattattttatttattaaaatgaataaaatattttaaaaatatataatatttaaatgatgtagagaaaaaatagagaagctgatgtatggtataatataaaaatttgaggtaaattataaaaaaaatatgttttggtggtgtattttgtaatacactttctctataatatttagctaaaactcataaaaacatcttccatcagctcctttatatatatatttataatagttatgcACAAACTCTAATTAATCCATATTTACATTTACAAATCatttatatcatattttaatattatCATTTTTCTGTATTTATAAGCATTttctctcccatttagtatatatatttattatttcttttttcttttttaattatttta
This genomic interval from Humulus lupulus chromosome 8, drHumLupu1.1, whole genome shotgun sequence contains the following:
- the LOC133794827 gene encoding phosphatidate cytidylyltransferase 1-like, with the protein product MQKDNISTPSTPTGRVRHRRRSNEAIPDVTKTNGGSLLVHDRNKYKSMWIRAYSSVWMIGGFVFIVYMGHLYITAMVVVIQIFMAKELFNLLRKAHEDSHLPGFRLLNWHFFFTAMLFVYGRILSQRLFNTVTSDKFLYQFVSNLIKYHMVICYSLYITGFVWFIVTLKKKMYKYQFGQYAWTHMILIVVFTQSSFTVANIFEGIFWFLLPATLIVINDIAAYIFGFFFGKTPLIKLSPKKTWEGFIGASVTTIISAFMLANIMGRYPWLTCPRKDLSTGWLQCDPGPLFKPSTVTLPGWIPQWFPWREFSVLPVQWHAASFGLFASIIAPFGGFFASGFKRAFKVKDFGDSIPGHGGITDRMDCQMVMAVFAYIYHQSFVVPQSVSVEMILDQILMNLTFEEQQALFIKLRDTLHERLIRQS